One Nitrospira sp. DNA window includes the following coding sequences:
- a CDS encoding dolichol-p-glucose synthetase, (glycosyltransferase), with amino-acid sequence MADHGNEEENNVVAAQTVTSEGAPELSIVMPCLNEAETIGTCIQKAQEFLHQYQVVGEIVVADNGSTDGSQEIATLMGARVVHVKAKGYGNALMGGITAARGRYVIMGDADDSYDFLDLGRFVDRLREGHDLVMGCRLPWGGGTIKPGAMPFLHRWWGNPMFTVMARRWFGAPINDVYCGLRGFSKALFQRLNLRCTGMEFATEMIIKSSLYREKIAEVPITLHPDGRTMHPPHLKTYRDGWRTLRFFLMYCPRWLFVIPGTILILLGMLGYAVAMPGLTIHGVTFDAHTLLFASLAILCGYQAVLFAIFSKTFAVSEGLMPEDPKLARFFKIMYLERGLLLSGAGLLLGVSLLLTAVQEWRLADFGQLDYAKTMRLVVPGATITALSFQTILSSFFVSILGMRRR; translated from the coding sequence ATGGCGGATCACGGAAACGAAGAAGAAAACAATGTGGTCGCAGCTCAAACGGTTACCAGCGAGGGTGCGCCGGAACTCTCGATCGTCATGCCTTGTCTCAATGAAGCCGAGACGATCGGCACGTGCATCCAAAAGGCGCAAGAGTTCCTGCATCAATACCAAGTTGTCGGGGAAATTGTCGTTGCGGATAACGGAAGCACTGATGGATCACAAGAGATTGCCACGTTAATGGGAGCGCGAGTCGTCCATGTGAAGGCAAAAGGGTACGGGAACGCCCTCATGGGCGGTATCACGGCAGCGCGTGGCCGCTACGTCATCATGGGCGACGCGGACGACAGTTACGATTTCCTCGATCTGGGCCGTTTTGTCGATAGATTGCGGGAAGGCCACGACTTGGTAATGGGCTGTCGTTTGCCCTGGGGAGGCGGAACCATCAAACCTGGAGCCATGCCGTTCCTGCATCGGTGGTGGGGGAATCCTATGTTCACCGTCATGGCTCGTCGCTGGTTCGGCGCCCCGATCAATGATGTGTACTGCGGGCTGAGAGGATTCTCAAAGGCCCTCTTTCAACGGCTCAATCTGCGATGTACGGGGATGGAATTCGCCACGGAGATGATTATCAAGTCGAGCCTCTATCGAGAGAAGATTGCGGAGGTGCCGATTACGCTTCACCCTGATGGGCGCACCATGCATCCTCCCCATCTCAAGACCTATCGTGACGGCTGGCGCACACTCCGATTTTTCCTGATGTACTGCCCGCGATGGTTATTTGTGATTCCCGGCACGATTCTCATCCTCCTGGGGATGCTCGGCTATGCCGTGGCCATGCCTGGCTTGACGATCCATGGCGTCACGTTCGATGCCCACACATTGCTGTTTGCCAGCTTGGCCATTCTCTGCGGATATCAGGCAGTGTTGTTCGCTATTTTCTCCAAGACGTTTGCGGTGAGCGAAGGTTTGATGCCGGAAGATCCCAAACTGGCGCGGTTCTTCAAGATCATGTATCTCGAACGGGGGTTGCTACTGTCCGGTGCAGGCCTGCTTCTTGGTGTGAGCCTCCTGCTTACCGCAGTGCAAGAGTGGAGGCTTGCGGACTTTGGGCAGCTTGATTATGCCAAGACGATGAGACTCGTCGTCCCAGGCGCGACAATAACGGCCCTGAGCTTCCAAACAATCCTCTCCAGCTTCTTTGTCAGCATCTTGGGGATGCGGCGCCGATGA